Genomic DNA from Mycobacteroides chelonae CCUG 47445:
CGCCGCGATCGCGCGCCTGGCCGACTGACCGTCGAAGACCCGAACTACCACACGTAACGTCCCGCCGGATTTCGGTGTTACCTGAGGTTTCGTTGCGCATTGTCCAGATTCCTCGACAGCTATGGGGGAACAGGACGATGCTTAGTGGATGGATGCCATCACCAACGTGCCGGCGCCCGTCAACGAGCCGGTGCTCACGTACGCCCCTAACACTCCCGAACGCGACCGATTGACGACGGCATTGGGTGAGCTGAGTGCCTCGCCCATCGATCTGCCGCATGTAATCGGTGGCGTTCGCCGAATGAGTGAGGGCGAACGCATCGATGTGGTGCAGCCACACAACCACCGTGCCGTGCTGGGGACCGTCACCAACGCAGGTCATGCCGAAGCCGGCGACGCGGTCGAGGCCGCAGTCGCTGCGAAGAATGATTGGGCGGCACTGTCATTCGATGACAGGGCGGCCGTCTTCCTGCGAGCCGCCGATCTGCTGTCTGGTCCGTGGCGGGCCACCTTGAATGCCGCCACCATGCTGGGGCAGTCGAAAACCGCCTATCAGGCCGAGATCGATGCAGCCTGCGAGCTGGCCGACTTCTGGCGGTTCAACGTGCAGTTCGCGCGACATATCCTCGCGGAACAGCCCAGCAGCGGCGGTGGCGCGTGGAATCGGATGGAGTATCGCCCCCTGGAGGGCTTCGTCTACGCCATCACTCCCTTCAACTTCACCGCTATCGCTGGAAATCTTCCAACGGCCCCAGCGCTTTTGGGTAACACGGTGGTGTGGAAGCCGTCCGTCACCCAGGCCTTCGCCGCGCACTTCACCCTGGAGCTCCTCGAAGCCGCCGGGCTGCCGCCCGGTGTCATCAATCTGCTCAACGGGGACGGTATCGCGGTATCGGATGTGACGCTCGCCGATCCGCGTCTGGCGGGTATCCATTTCACCGGCTCCACCCGGACGTTCCAGCACCTGTGGCGTGAGGTCGGTACCAACATCGACAGGTACCACACCTATCCTCGGCTCGTCGGTGAGACAGGTGGCAAGGACTTCGTCGTCGCGCACACCTCAGCTCGTCCAGACGTGTTGCGTACCGCGCTTATTCGCGGTGCCTTCGACTATCAGGGACAGAAGTGCTCGGCAGCCTCTCGCGCCTTCGTGGCCCGCTCGGTGTGGGACCAGATGGGCGACGAGCTCCTCGATGCCACCTCCGCGTTGACCTACGGGGACGTCACCGACCTCGCCAACTTCGGCGGTGCCGTCATCGACGAGAAGTCGTTCAAGCGCAACGCCGCCGCCATCGATCGCGCCAAGAGTGCCGGGGTGACGATCGCGGCGGGAGGCGAATACGACGACAGCGAAGGATATTTCATTCGTCCCACGGTGTTGCTCTCGGACGACCCGACCGACGAGGCGTTTTCCACCGAGTACTTCGGCCCGATCCTGGCGGTACACGTCTACCCCGACGACGACTACGAGCGCATCCTCGACATCGTCGATACCGGTTCCCGATACGCGCTCACCGGCGCGGTCATCGCCGACGACCGCCAAGCGGTCCAGGCGGCCAGTGACCGGCTTCGCTTCGCGGCCGGTAACTTCTACATCAACGACAAGCCCACCGGCGCCGTCGTCGGCCAGCAGCCCTTCGGTGGCGGCAGGGCATCGGGTACCAACGATAAGGCCGGGTCGCCGCTGAATCTGCAGCGCTGGCTGCTGCCGCGATCCATCAAGGAAACATTCGACGCTCCAACCGAATACGGATACCCCCACATGGAGCGTGAGGATGGCTGAGTGGTTCGGCAAAACCGCCAGACCCGCCATCCTGGCGGCCAGTAGGTCTGCGCGGCTTCGGCACGCCGCCGAACGCATGCCGTTGACGCGGCAGGTAGTGCGCCGATTCGTCCCCGGTGAATCCGAGGACGATGTTCTTGCGGCGGGTACCGCACTGCTGGACTCGGGGCGGTTCATCTCGATCGATTACCTGGGCGAGGACACCACCGATATTGAGCAGGCCACCCGAACGGTGTCGGCATACCTCTCGCTGCTAGATGCTCTGGCGCAACGCAGCGACACCGTGCATACCGGTGTGCGCCCGCTGGAGATTTCTCTAAAACTTTCCGCGCTGGGTCAGGCGTTGCCGCATGGTGGCGAACAGATAGCCCTGGAAAACGCGCAGCTGTTGTGTGCCAAGGCCGATCAGGCCGGGGTATGGGTCACCGTCGATGCCGAGGATCACACCACTACCGATTCGACCCTGGGTATCGTGCGTGAACTGCGCACCGACTTCCCGTGGCTGGGTACCGTGCTGCAGTCCTATCTGAAACGTACGTATGCCGATTGCGTCGATCTCTCCGGTGCGGGCTCGCGCATTCGATTGTGCAAGGGGGCCTATGACGAGCCAGAATCCGTTGCGCATCGCGATCCCGAGGATGTTGATGTCGCGTACCTGCGTTGTCTGCGCGTCCTGATGGAGGGTGACGGCTACCCGATGGTGGCCTCGCACGATCCCGCCATCATCGATGCGGCCAACCTGATGGCGCGCGAGACAGGCAGGGGACCAGGCGATTACGAATACCAGATGCTGTACGGGATTCGCGATGCCGAACAGCGCCGCCTCTCAGGTGAGGGGCACCACATGCGGGTGTATGTGCCGTTCGGTGAGGAGTGGTACGGGTACTTTGTGCGGCGCATCGCCGAGCGGCCCGCCAACATGACCTTCTTCCTGCGCGCGCTGCTCTCCGGGGGCTAGGCATGTCTCACAGGCCCTGCAGAGGGGTCGCGTCCTAGGCTGGCCTCATGCTGCTGACGTCCCTTCACCCCAAGTCGCCCGATCTCGCGGACGCGGTTCGTATCGGTGAGGACAGCTGGGGTCGCGCCGACCTGGTAGGTGCGGCGACGGCAGCAGCCGAACGCATCGGCGGCGCCTCGGGTCCGATCGCGGTGCTGGCTCGTCCGAGTATCGACACGGTGCTGTCCGTCATCGCCGGACTCATTGCCGGAGTCCCCATCGTGCCGGTGCCGGCAGACGTCGGGGTGGCCGAACGCCGCCACATCCTGGCCGATAGCGGGGCCATCGCATGGCTAGGTGAAACACCGGCGGAGCCAGAGGGATTGCCGCACGTGCCGGTGCGCCGCCACGCGCGTTCCTGGCATCAATACTCCGAACCTCGCCCCGAGTCGACCGCACTCATCGTGTACACCTCGGGGACAACCGGCGCGCCGAAAGGCGTGCAGCTGAGTCGGCGTGCGTTGGCGGCCAGCCTGGACGGGCTGGCTGATGCATGGGCGTGGACACCCGACGATGTTCTGGTACATGGGCTTCCGCTCTTTCACGTGCACGGGCTGGTACTCGGCCTGCTCGGATCGTTGCGTGTGGGAAATCGGTTTGTACACACCGTCAAACCGACGCCCGAGGCGTACGCCGCTACCCCCGGCACGTTGTACTTCGGTGTGCCGACGGTCTGGTCGCGGGTGGCGGCCGACCAATCCTGCGCTCGTGCACTGTCTTCGGCGCGGCTGCTGGTGTCGGGGAGTGCGCCACTGCCGGTGCCCGTTTTTGACGAGCTACGCGCGCTCACCGGACATGCCCCGATCGAACGCTACGGCGCTACGGAGACCGTCATCACGCTGTCCACGCGTGCCGACGGAGAGCGGCGCGCAGGTTGGGTCGGTCACCCCTTGACAGGGGTGCAGACCCGCCTGCTGGCCGAGGATGGCGGTG
This window encodes:
- the pruA gene encoding L-glutamate gamma-semialdehyde dehydrogenase → MDAITNVPAPVNEPVLTYAPNTPERDRLTTALGELSASPIDLPHVIGGVRRMSEGERIDVVQPHNHRAVLGTVTNAGHAEAGDAVEAAVAAKNDWAALSFDDRAAVFLRAADLLSGPWRATLNAATMLGQSKTAYQAEIDAACELADFWRFNVQFARHILAEQPSSGGGAWNRMEYRPLEGFVYAITPFNFTAIAGNLPTAPALLGNTVVWKPSVTQAFAAHFTLELLEAAGLPPGVINLLNGDGIAVSDVTLADPRLAGIHFTGSTRTFQHLWREVGTNIDRYHTYPRLVGETGGKDFVVAHTSARPDVLRTALIRGAFDYQGQKCSAASRAFVARSVWDQMGDELLDATSALTYGDVTDLANFGGAVIDEKSFKRNAAAIDRAKSAGVTIAAGGEYDDSEGYFIRPTVLLSDDPTDEAFSTEYFGPILAVHVYPDDDYERILDIVDTGSRYALTGAVIADDRQAVQAASDRLRFAAGNFYINDKPTGAVVGQQPFGGGRASGTNDKAGSPLNLQRWLLPRSIKETFDAPTEYGYPHMEREDG
- a CDS encoding proline dehydrogenase family protein, which gives rise to MAEWFGKTARPAILAASRSARLRHAAERMPLTRQVVRRFVPGESEDDVLAAGTALLDSGRFISIDYLGEDTTDIEQATRTVSAYLSLLDALAQRSDTVHTGVRPLEISLKLSALGQALPHGGEQIALENAQLLCAKADQAGVWVTVDAEDHTTTDSTLGIVRELRTDFPWLGTVLQSYLKRTYADCVDLSGAGSRIRLCKGAYDEPESVAHRDPEDVDVAYLRCLRVLMEGDGYPMVASHDPAIIDAANLMARETGRGPGDYEYQMLYGIRDAEQRRLSGEGHHMRVYVPFGEEWYGYFVRRIAERPANMTFFLRALLSGG
- a CDS encoding acyl-CoA synthetase — encoded protein: MLLTSLHPKSPDLADAVRIGEDSWGRADLVGAATAAAERIGGASGPIAVLARPSIDTVLSVIAGLIAGVPIVPVPADVGVAERRHILADSGAIAWLGETPAEPEGLPHVPVRRHARSWHQYSEPRPESTALIVYTSGTTGAPKGVQLSRRALAASLDGLADAWAWTPDDVLVHGLPLFHVHGLVLGLLGSLRVGNRFVHTVKPTPEAYAATPGTLYFGVPTVWSRVAADQSCARALSSARLLVSGSAPLPVPVFDELRALTGHAPIERYGATETVITLSTRADGERRAGWVGHPLTGVQTRLLAEDGGAAPHDGETVGQLQVQGPTLFSGYLNLPEKTAEVLTEDGWYRTGDVAVVDADGMHRIVGRESVDLIKSGGYRIGAGEIETVLLGHPGIVEVAVVGVPDDDLGQRIVAYVVGDVVEDDVIGFVAQQLSVHKRPREVRRVDALPRNAMGKVLKKELITWT